The following are encoded in a window of Mycobacterium sp. ELW1 genomic DNA:
- a CDS encoding TetR/AcrR family transcriptional regulator, with the protein MTAGTTARGAARRTEIIDAAIEVMAQVGLAGLSMRLVANQAQIPLGALSYYFDDKSDLIAQSFAQLSDREIDRVVATAERLEPSMPAEQLADLVADMIIDGFSSPPGAIVTRYELVTEASRDERLRPMFEAWYAAMIPALSRLFRDIGSGQPELDSRTVMAVMAGLEIDNLYRPLGPVDKRRIRATLRHVFTAVIALHKT; encoded by the coding sequence ATGACGGCTGGCACCACCGCTCGCGGTGCGGCACGCCGCACCGAGATCATCGACGCCGCAATCGAAGTGATGGCCCAGGTCGGCCTCGCCGGGCTCTCGATGCGCCTGGTGGCCAACCAGGCGCAGATCCCGCTCGGCGCGCTGAGCTACTACTTCGACGACAAGTCCGATCTGATCGCGCAGTCGTTCGCGCAGTTGTCGGATCGCGAGATCGACCGGGTCGTCGCCACCGCGGAGCGGCTCGAGCCGTCCATGCCGGCCGAGCAGCTCGCCGACCTGGTCGCCGACATGATCATCGACGGATTCAGCTCGCCGCCCGGGGCGATCGTCACCCGCTACGAGCTGGTCACCGAGGCCAGCCGCGACGAACGCCTGCGCCCGATGTTCGAAGCCTGGTACGCAGCAATGATTCCCGCGCTCAGCAGACTGTTCCGCGATATCGGTTCGGGGCAGCCTGAGCTCGACTCGCGCACCGTGATGGCGGTGATGGCCGGCCTGGAAATCGACAACCTCTACCGTCCGCTGGGTCCGGTGGACAAGCGTCGAATCCGGGCGACCCTGCGCCACGTATTCACCGCAGTGATCGCACTGCACAAGACCTGA
- the speB gene encoding agmatinase produces MAGVLFGPDITFLGVPRCDLTDESSYADADIVILGAPLDGGTSYRSGARFGPSALRQACYLPQDGSRPSLALRVDGLKDLRVYDAGDVMLYSGDIEQAVKMIEEDVYKITAAGAIPIVLGGDHTIAWPDHTGVARHHGFGNVSMIHFDAHADTGDILNGSLVGHGTPMRRLIESGALRGDRFLQLGLRGYWPDEPVLQWMAANGLRSYEMTEIVARGLEPCLTEAFEIATTDCEGVFISVDIDVCDPGHAPGTGTPEPGGFSARELLDAVRRICYELPVVGVDVVEVAPPYDHADITALLGNRVVLEAISAIARRRKDRASGTTWDPMQPLLAGREADEQLRLIAEGEQARRRGDGGARPHHHH; encoded by the coding sequence ATGGCAGGCGTCCTGTTCGGTCCGGACATCACTTTTCTCGGCGTCCCCCGATGCGACCTCACCGACGAATCCAGTTATGCCGACGCCGATATCGTCATCCTCGGCGCCCCACTGGACGGCGGAACAAGCTACCGCTCCGGCGCCCGGTTCGGGCCGTCGGCGCTGCGGCAGGCGTGTTACCTGCCGCAGGACGGCTCCCGCCCCAGCCTCGCGCTGCGGGTCGACGGCCTCAAAGACCTGCGGGTCTACGACGCCGGCGACGTGATGCTCTACAGCGGCGACATCGAGCAGGCCGTGAAGATGATCGAGGAGGACGTCTACAAGATCACCGCCGCCGGCGCGATCCCGATCGTCCTCGGCGGTGACCACACCATCGCCTGGCCCGACCACACCGGGGTCGCGCGCCACCACGGATTCGGAAATGTGTCGATGATCCATTTCGACGCCCACGCCGACACCGGCGACATCCTCAACGGGTCGCTGGTCGGCCACGGCACCCCGATGCGCAGGCTCATCGAATCCGGTGCTCTGCGGGGAGATCGGTTCCTGCAGCTGGGATTGCGCGGGTATTGGCCCGACGAGCCCGTTCTGCAGTGGATGGCCGCGAACGGTCTGCGGTCCTATGAGATGACCGAGATCGTCGCCCGGGGCCTGGAGCCCTGCCTGACGGAGGCGTTCGAGATCGCCACCACCGATTGCGAGGGTGTGTTCATCTCCGTCGACATCGACGTGTGCGATCCCGGCCACGCCCCCGGCACCGGAACACCCGAGCCGGGCGGTTTCTCTGCGCGCGAACTGCTCGACGCCGTGCGGCGCATCTGCTATGAGTTGCCCGTCGTCGGGGTGGACGTGGTCGAGGTGGCGCCGCCCTATGACCACGCCGACATCACCGCATTGCTCGGCAATCGTGTTGTCCTGGAGGCCATCTCCGCGATCGCCCGCCGGCGCAAGGACAGGGCGAGCGGCACGACGTGGGATCCGATGCAACCGTTGCTCGCCGGACGCGAGGCGGACGAACAGCTCCGGCTGATCGCCGAGGGCGAGCAAGCGCGCCGCCGCGGTGACGGCGGGGCCCGACCACACCACCACCACTGA
- a CDS encoding LuxR family transcriptional regulator, translating to MGRVTAGGALIGRRGEQQRLTELVNLARGGNSGVLVIRGSAGIGKTALLSDVLANAGDLRTIEISGAESEMELAYAGVQQLCAPLLGRIHGLPDPQKDALRVALGLREGSAPDRLLVGLAVLTLLGEAGTERPTVCIVDDAQWVDRASLRALAFAARRLLADPVVMIFATRTPGAAHELDGLPELNLGRLTRVHADALLSEVLPVQLDETVRANILAEADGNPLALLDLRRAMAPAELAGGYGLTEAVSVAERIEREYEQRLDELPPATRTLLLIAAVEPTGDPAWLWAAAGQLHLDADAVGPAERSGLITVESRLRFRHPLVRSTVYRNASLPERRRVHAVLADVISGPSSDEHRTWHRAHATSAPDETVAAELVESAERARRRGGAAAAAAFLAYAVELTPDSVRRAERALNAALTKLDAGDPESAARLLTAVAGADDELLSARADLLRAKIAFATQRGRDAPPLLLAAAERLKPLEPTLARDTYLEALMAAMIVGRLYAAENVSAAAIAAAARHAPPPSGPPRAADLFLDGIVLRLTEGHSTAAPLLMRAISQYLEEDEAGTADPRLHDITLRVLLDVFEQDTYSSLNARQVELLRDAGELTILPAALTTYAGGCVTSGDFAQAEDLLAQSEAISTATGAPPHRSIQTYLAACRGQEQRARQLGQATIQDATARGEGSEITVVLFALAILHNGLGQYQEAFRACTSALEYDDVGMYGHLLNEMVEAAARSGETSIAETATAQVIERAEATGNATALGYAARARALTTAGPEAEHEYRTAIRELERSPLKVMAARTHLLFGEWLRRENRRGEARAELRTAHEVFLEMGADSFAERARRELQAAGETRTRAQRPSVELTAQERYITRLAGDGYTNSEIAGHLFISPRTVEWHLGKVFAKLGVTSRRELRELPIAHAHE from the coding sequence ATGGGCCGGGTTACCGCGGGTGGTGCGCTCATCGGACGACGAGGCGAGCAACAACGGCTGACCGAGTTGGTCAACCTCGCCCGGGGCGGCAACAGCGGGGTTCTCGTCATTCGGGGCAGCGCCGGAATCGGGAAAACGGCCTTGCTCAGTGACGTTCTTGCCAACGCCGGCGATCTGCGCACTATCGAAATCAGCGGAGCGGAATCGGAGATGGAACTCGCCTACGCCGGCGTGCAGCAGTTGTGCGCTCCGCTGCTCGGGCGTATCCACGGGCTGCCCGACCCGCAGAAGGACGCACTGCGGGTTGCGCTGGGCCTGCGCGAAGGTAGCGCGCCGGATCGCCTGCTGGTGGGTCTGGCCGTGCTCACTCTGCTCGGAGAAGCCGGCACCGAGCGCCCGACCGTCTGCATCGTCGACGATGCCCAGTGGGTCGACCGTGCATCGCTACGGGCACTGGCGTTTGCCGCACGCCGGCTTCTCGCTGACCCGGTAGTGATGATCTTCGCTACTCGCACACCGGGCGCCGCTCATGAGTTGGATGGCCTACCCGAGCTGAACCTGGGCAGGCTCACGCGCGTCCACGCCGACGCACTCCTCTCCGAGGTGCTGCCGGTCCAGCTGGACGAGACCGTCCGAGCGAACATCCTGGCCGAAGCGGACGGAAACCCGTTGGCCCTGCTCGACCTTCGCCGCGCCATGGCACCCGCGGAATTGGCAGGCGGATACGGACTCACGGAGGCGGTGTCAGTCGCGGAGCGGATCGAGCGAGAATACGAACAACGCCTCGATGAACTGCCGCCGGCAACAAGGACTCTCCTGCTGATCGCGGCCGTGGAGCCGACAGGTGATCCCGCATGGCTGTGGGCCGCAGCCGGGCAACTTCACCTCGACGCCGATGCAGTTGGCCCAGCCGAGCGCAGCGGCCTGATCACTGTCGAGTCTCGCCTACGCTTTCGACATCCACTCGTTCGGTCAACGGTCTACCGCAACGCGTCGCTCCCTGAGCGGCGGCGGGTGCACGCCGTGCTTGCCGACGTCATATCCGGTCCGTCCTCAGATGAGCACCGAACCTGGCATCGTGCTCACGCCACGAGCGCACCCGACGAGACAGTCGCAGCCGAACTCGTCGAGTCCGCCGAGCGGGCCCGCCGCCGCGGAGGAGCCGCCGCCGCGGCGGCGTTTCTGGCGTACGCCGTCGAGCTGACGCCCGACTCCGTCCGTCGCGCCGAGCGCGCACTCAACGCTGCCCTGACCAAACTGGACGCAGGTGATCCAGAATCTGCAGCCCGGCTGCTGACAGCTGTCGCGGGGGCCGATGACGAATTACTCAGTGCGCGGGCGGATCTGTTGCGGGCCAAGATCGCCTTCGCCACACAACGGGGCCGAGACGCACCCCCGCTGTTGCTGGCGGCGGCCGAGAGACTGAAGCCATTAGAGCCCACGCTCGCACGCGACACCTATCTCGAGGCACTGATGGCGGCGATGATCGTCGGCCGCCTCTACGCCGCGGAGAACGTGTCCGCGGCAGCGATAGCCGCCGCGGCTCGACACGCCCCACCCCCATCTGGCCCACCCAGGGCCGCCGATCTCTTCCTGGATGGAATCGTCCTCCGACTCACCGAAGGACACTCCACCGCCGCGCCGCTTCTGATGCGGGCCATCAGTCAGTACCTGGAGGAGGACGAAGCCGGTACCGCGGATCCGCGTTTGCACGACATCACGCTACGGGTACTGCTCGATGTTTTCGAACAGGATACCTACAGTTCTCTTAACGCTCGCCAGGTCGAATTGCTGCGCGATGCAGGAGAATTGACGATACTACCGGCCGCATTGACCACCTACGCAGGAGGCTGTGTCACTTCCGGCGACTTTGCGCAGGCGGAAGATCTGCTGGCGCAGTCCGAGGCGATCTCCACCGCGACCGGCGCGCCGCCCCACCGCTCCATCCAGACCTATCTCGCCGCCTGCCGCGGCCAGGAGCAGCGTGCCAGGCAACTCGGTCAGGCCACGATCCAAGACGCGACCGCACGTGGTGAAGGTAGCGAAATCACTGTCGTGCTCTTCGCGCTGGCCATCTTGCACAACGGCCTCGGCCAGTATCAAGAGGCGTTCAGGGCGTGCACATCGGCCCTGGAATACGACGACGTAGGAATGTATGGCCATCTGCTCAACGAAATGGTCGAGGCTGCCGCCCGATCTGGCGAAACGAGCATCGCTGAAACAGCCACTGCGCAGGTGATCGAGCGGGCCGAAGCAACGGGAAACGCAACAGCACTCGGGTACGCGGCACGTGCCAGGGCACTGACTACCGCTGGTCCCGAAGCTGAGCACGAGTACCGCACCGCGATAAGGGAATTGGAGCGCTCACCACTCAAGGTCATGGCCGCGCGCACTCATCTGCTTTTCGGTGAGTGGCTGCGTCGCGAAAACCGCCGAGGCGAGGCTCGCGCCGAGTTGCGCACCGCTCATGAGGTGTTCTTGGAAATGGGCGCCGACAGCTTCGCCGAGCGGGCGCGTCGCGAACTCCAAGCCGCGGGCGAGACCCGAACGCGGGCCCAGCGGCCGTCCGTTGAGCTGACCGCGCAGGAGCGCTACATCACCCGGCTCGCAGGCGATGGCTATACCAATTCCGAAATCGCTGGCCATCTGTTCATCAGCCCACGGACAGTGGAATGGCACCTGGGTAAGGTCTTCGCCAAACTGGGTGTGACGTCTCGCCGCGAGTTGCGCGAGTTGCCAATAGCCCACGCGCACGAGTAA
- a CDS encoding D-2-hydroxyacid dehydrogenase codes for MSSRPRVLVIAEPDPELPPPPLALIPPDVDVVEVRGTPTPDQLAGADVLYVWDHRFADLAPVLRDADRLRWVHAASVGVNRLICPELAQRQVTLTNSRGVFDTSIAEWVLAVVLSFVKGLPRTLALQREGTWHYRTTGRLAGKRAAVIGTGSIGRAVADRLSRLDVQVTLVGRQESGDLTAVAAEVDILVAAVPLTAATTGLIDADVLAALGPAGFVVNVGRGPTVVEAELVEALRTGAIAGAALDVFEVEPLPADSPLWSMPNVLVSPHMSGDYVGFEVDMMGVFVDNLGRWLRGEQLHNIVDPNFGYVRS; via the coding sequence TTGTCGAGTCGTCCCCGGGTTCTGGTCATCGCCGAACCCGACCCTGAGCTGCCACCCCCGCCGCTTGCGCTGATCCCGCCCGACGTCGACGTCGTCGAGGTGCGCGGAACACCCACTCCAGACCAGCTCGCCGGGGCCGACGTGCTCTACGTGTGGGACCACCGCTTCGCCGATCTGGCCCCGGTGTTGCGCGACGCCGACCGGCTGCGCTGGGTGCACGCCGCGTCGGTGGGCGTCAACCGGCTGATCTGCCCTGAGCTCGCTCAGCGCCAGGTCACGCTCACCAATTCGCGCGGCGTCTTCGACACCTCGATCGCCGAGTGGGTGCTCGCCGTCGTGCTCAGCTTCGTCAAAGGGCTACCCCGCACTCTCGCGCTGCAGCGCGAGGGCACCTGGCATTACCGCACGACCGGCCGGCTGGCCGGTAAACGAGCCGCCGTCATCGGCACCGGCTCGATTGGGCGCGCCGTCGCCGACCGCCTGAGCAGGCTCGATGTCCAGGTGACGCTGGTCGGCCGCCAGGAATCCGGCGACCTGACCGCGGTGGCAGCCGAGGTCGACATCCTGGTCGCCGCGGTGCCGCTGACCGCGGCGACCACCGGCCTGATCGACGCGGACGTCCTCGCCGCGCTGGGGCCGGCCGGCTTCGTGGTCAACGTCGGGCGGGGACCCACGGTGGTCGAGGCCGAGCTCGTCGAGGCGTTGCGGACGGGCGCCATCGCCGGGGCCGCGCTCGACGTGTTCGAGGTCGAGCCGCTGCCCGCGGACTCGCCGCTGTGGTCGATGCCCAACGTGCTGGTGTCACCGCACATGTCGGGCGATTACGTGGGGTTCGAGGTCGACATGATGGGGGTGTTCGTCGACAACCTCGGGCGCTGGCTACGCGGCGAGCAGCTGCACAACATCGTCGATCCAAACTTCGGATACGTGCGGTCCTGA
- a CDS encoding SDR family NAD(P)-dependent oxidoreductase: MPATPSAFDLSGQVALVTGSSSELGIGFASARLLGQLGAAVMVTGTTDRVYRRAEELAAEGIRAQAHIADLFDRDAAHGLVEATEVAFGKLDILVNNAGLASVNSPEEPNTLMVMTDEEWSLALRRNLDSAFFVTRAALPGMVERGYGRVVNVGSTAGVLTAYAGDVGYHTAKAAMLGMTRSMSVDYAKNGITANLVLPGWIATAAQLPSEVAAGNATPIGRSATADEVASGVAYLATPGASYVTGTTLIIDGGNAICGATPAES, from the coding sequence ATGCCCGCTACGCCAAGCGCGTTCGACCTGAGCGGTCAGGTGGCTCTGGTCACCGGATCGAGCAGTGAGCTCGGTATCGGCTTCGCCTCGGCGCGGCTATTGGGTCAACTGGGTGCGGCGGTGATGGTGACCGGTACCACGGATCGGGTGTACCGGCGAGCCGAGGAACTTGCCGCCGAGGGGATCCGCGCGCAAGCCCATATCGCCGACCTGTTCGACCGCGATGCGGCGCACGGTCTCGTCGAGGCCACCGAGGTGGCGTTCGGCAAGCTCGACATCCTGGTGAACAACGCCGGTCTGGCGTCGGTGAACAGCCCCGAGGAGCCCAACACGCTGATGGTGATGACCGACGAGGAATGGTCACTTGCGTTGCGGCGCAACCTCGATAGTGCGTTCTTCGTCACCAGGGCGGCGCTGCCCGGCATGGTCGAGCGCGGGTACGGACGGGTGGTCAATGTCGGTTCGACGGCCGGGGTGCTCACCGCGTACGCCGGCGACGTCGGGTATCACACCGCCAAGGCCGCGATGCTGGGGATGACGCGTTCGATGAGCGTCGACTACGCCAAGAACGGCATCACCGCCAACCTCGTGCTGCCCGGGTGGATCGCAACGGCGGCCCAGCTGCCCTCGGAGGTCGCCGCGGGAAACGCCACTCCGATCGGGCGGTCGGCCACCGCCGACGAGGTGGCGTCCGGCGTTGCGTACCTGGCCACCCCCGGTGCGTCCTACGTCACCGGCACCACCCTGATCATCGACGGCGGCAACGCGATCTGCGGGGCAACTCCGGCCGAGTCCTAG
- a CDS encoding ABC transporter substrate-binding protein — translation MKLTSGIAPLALVALLFAGTACSGKTNSPSDTAAAASTVRTPLMSDPPPLDPDTFYQPEGLLIMTSTYQGLLQYAPGSTTIAPLLATKWDVTPDGLTYTFTLRDGVKFADGTPFDSAAAKASFQRRIDMNGGPAYMLADLKDMQTPDPRAFVVTLTKPVAPFLDYLASPYGPLMTSPTAVAQHATGNDHASAWLASHTAGTGPYDLTEAVQASHYTMTANKNYWGTAPEITSVQMPVVTSSAVQRLQLGNGELDMVLHGLSKGDYEALATGANTEVLQQKALIKAMIMVNPASAVFSSKDARAALSAALDQKALTTQVFGAQGSPSTQFYPVGMLPDGAVPDVHTYDPSKLAALGKSGGEVSIGYPSGDSSLQDLANQTQVILQAAGLKATVRDFPSAQLFALPQNPDQRPDLFAESWNPDAAHPDTFSRIYQYTDAPVNIQGCSVPEADKLLDAGSAEPDPAKSQALYVEAAKAYRDSLCWINLSDLYNTVAARKGYSGWQSQPAWMWDTDFSTLKHQG, via the coding sequence ATGAAACTCACGTCGGGAATCGCACCGCTGGCGCTCGTCGCGCTGCTGTTCGCCGGAACGGCATGTTCGGGAAAGACCAACAGCCCCAGTGACACTGCCGCCGCGGCGTCGACGGTGCGCACCCCGCTGATGTCCGACCCGCCGCCACTGGATCCCGACACGTTCTACCAGCCCGAGGGCCTGCTGATCATGACCTCGACCTACCAGGGCCTGCTGCAGTACGCGCCCGGGTCGACCACGATCGCACCGCTGCTGGCCACCAAGTGGGACGTCACCCCGGACGGACTCACGTACACCTTCACCCTGCGCGACGGCGTCAAGTTCGCCGACGGCACCCCGTTCGACTCCGCGGCGGCCAAGGCCAGCTTCCAGCGACGCATCGACATGAACGGCGGACCGGCCTACATGCTCGCCGACCTCAAGGACATGCAGACCCCGGATCCACGCGCCTTCGTGGTCACCCTCACCAAACCCGTTGCCCCGTTTCTGGATTACCTGGCATCACCCTACGGGCCATTGATGACCAGCCCGACCGCCGTCGCGCAGCATGCCACCGGCAACGATCACGCCTCGGCGTGGCTGGCCTCGCACACCGCGGGCACCGGCCCCTACGACCTGACCGAGGCGGTGCAGGCCAGCCACTACACGATGACCGCGAACAAGAACTACTGGGGCACGGCGCCCGAGATCACCTCGGTGCAGATGCCGGTGGTGACGTCCTCAGCGGTGCAGCGCCTCCAGCTCGGCAACGGCGAACTCGACATGGTCCTGCACGGGCTGTCCAAGGGCGACTATGAGGCCCTGGCCACCGGCGCCAACACCGAGGTGCTGCAGCAGAAGGCGCTGATCAAGGCGATGATCATGGTGAATCCGGCGTCGGCGGTCTTCTCCTCGAAGGACGCACGAGCGGCACTATCCGCCGCGCTCGATCAGAAAGCGCTGACCACACAGGTTTTCGGTGCACAGGGGTCTCCGTCGACGCAGTTCTATCCGGTCGGGATGCTGCCGGACGGCGCGGTTCCCGACGTGCACACCTATGACCCGTCGAAGCTGGCCGCACTTGGCAAGAGCGGCGGTGAGGTCTCGATCGGCTATCCGTCCGGCGACAGCAGCCTGCAAGACCTGGCCAACCAGACCCAGGTGATCCTGCAGGCCGCGGGCTTGAAGGCGACGGTCCGCGACTTCCCGTCAGCTCAGCTGTTCGCACTGCCCCAAAACCCGGACCAGCGGCCCGATCTGTTCGCGGAGTCGTGGAATCCCGATGCCGCTCACCCCGATACCTTCTCGAGGATCTACCAATACACGGACGCACCGGTCAACATCCAGGGCTGCTCGGTGCCGGAGGCCGACAAGCTCCTCGACGCCGGCAGCGCCGAGCCCGACCCGGCGAAATCGCAGGCGCTCTACGTCGAAGCCGCCAAGGCCTACCGCGACTCACTGTGTTGGATCAACCTGTCGGACCTGTACAACACGGTCGCCGCCCGCAAGGGCTACTCGGGTTGGCAGAGCCAGCCGGCGTGGATGTGGGACACCGACTTCTCCACCCTCAAGCATCAGGGATGA
- the speB gene encoding agmatinase encodes MSETPVGATPSTQVPRYAGKGTFARIADIHEVADYDIAVVGLPFDGGTSYRPGARFGPMAVRQAARTLRPGYHVEFGVAPLEQVQIVDAGDVTITPFDISEACTQIENGMRDIIGQRERRFVAIGGDHTVALPNLRALHAFHGPLALVHFDAHLDTWDTYFKAPVTHGTPFRRAFEEGLLIEDHSIHVGIRGPIYDRMDLEDDARMGFQIIRAGDLDVMGVEAAVDVVARRVDDLPVYLSIDIDVLDPAFAPGTGTPESGGLTSRELLRMLRRLNGINVVGADVVEVAPAYDHAEITSIAAATVVFDLLSLIVANS; translated from the coding sequence ATGTCCGAGACACCTGTCGGCGCCACGCCGTCGACCCAGGTCCCCCGCTACGCGGGCAAGGGCACCTTCGCGCGGATCGCCGACATCCACGAGGTGGCCGACTACGACATCGCGGTGGTGGGTCTGCCGTTCGACGGCGGCACCTCATACCGGCCGGGGGCGCGGTTCGGCCCGATGGCGGTGCGCCAGGCGGCGCGTACCTTGCGTCCCGGATATCACGTCGAATTCGGTGTGGCCCCGCTGGAGCAGGTGCAGATCGTCGACGCCGGAGATGTGACGATCACACCGTTCGACATCAGCGAGGCCTGCACGCAGATCGAGAATGGTATGCGCGACATCATCGGCCAGCGGGAGCGCAGGTTCGTCGCGATCGGCGGTGACCACACCGTCGCACTGCCGAATCTTCGTGCGCTGCACGCTTTCCACGGGCCGCTGGCACTCGTGCATTTCGACGCCCACCTCGACACCTGGGACACCTACTTCAAGGCACCGGTCACCCACGGCACCCCGTTCCGCCGGGCGTTCGAGGAGGGCCTGCTCATCGAGGACCACTCGATCCACGTCGGCATCCGCGGCCCGATCTATGACCGGATGGACCTCGAGGACGACGCCCGGATGGGCTTCCAGATCATCCGGGCCGGCGACCTCGACGTGATGGGCGTCGAGGCGGCCGTCGACGTCGTCGCCCGGCGGGTCGACGACCTGCCGGTGTACCTCTCGATCGACATCGACGTCCTCGATCCCGCCTTCGCGCCCGGCACCGGCACTCCCGAATCCGGTGGGCTGACGTCCCGTGAACTCCTGCGAATGCTGCGCCGCCTCAACGGGATCAACGTCGTCGGGGCAGATGTCGTGGAAGTCGCGCCCGCCTACGACCACGCCGAGATCACGTCGATCGCCGCCGCGACGGTGGTCTTCGATCTGCTGAGCCTGATCGTCGCCAACAGCTGA
- the mdlC gene encoding benzoylformate decarboxylase, producing MSDGKTIHEVTYDLLRTLGLTTVFGNPGSTEQTFLQNFPDDFTYVLGLQEASVLAMADGFAQSTGKPALVNLHTAAGTGNAMGSLVAAYRANTPLIVTAGQQTREMSIVDPYLNNPDPTVMPQPWVKWAYEPARAEDVPAAFMRAYAVATQPPAGPVFLSIPLDDWNKPALGPAVVRTVSQRVQPDAERLREFADRISRAERPLLLLGPEVDRAGAWDAGIAFAEKLRASVRGSGLSDRCSFPEDHPQYAGPLPLTIAGVNEALTGFDLVIAIGAQVFRYYPFVAGEWVPEGTAVLQITVDPHLAAVAPVGDSLVGDVGIALAQLLELVEVPAGRQAPPGLTRDFSADLPVANAPLVPNDVYAVLSSVKPDDAAVVMESTSTLADLIQWWPTRRTGSFFATGSGGIGWGVPAAVGVALGDRARGVKRTIVASIGDGSFQYSIQAIWTAAQHKLPIVFVVQRNGEYCVLKSFALLEETPNVPGLNLPGLDIASLATGFGCRTATVGSTEELAREFKAALAADGPTVLVVPTQPHLPFLG from the coding sequence ATGTCCGATGGCAAGACAATTCACGAGGTCACCTACGACCTGCTCCGAACGTTGGGACTGACCACGGTGTTCGGCAACCCGGGATCCACTGAGCAGACGTTCCTGCAGAACTTCCCGGATGACTTCACCTATGTCCTGGGCTTGCAGGAAGCTTCCGTGCTGGCGATGGCCGACGGGTTCGCCCAGTCCACCGGCAAGCCCGCGCTGGTCAACCTGCACACCGCGGCCGGCACCGGCAACGCGATGGGCAGCCTGGTAGCGGCGTACCGCGCGAACACGCCGTTGATTGTCACTGCGGGCCAGCAGACCCGCGAGATGTCCATAGTCGACCCCTATTTGAACAATCCCGATCCCACCGTGATGCCGCAGCCGTGGGTCAAGTGGGCGTACGAACCGGCGCGGGCCGAGGACGTGCCCGCGGCTTTCATGCGCGCCTACGCGGTTGCGACGCAGCCGCCCGCGGGGCCGGTGTTCCTGTCCATCCCGCTCGACGACTGGAACAAGCCGGCACTGGGTCCGGCGGTGGTTCGGACGGTCAGCCAGCGAGTGCAGCCCGATGCTGAACGGCTGCGCGAATTCGCAGACCGAATCAGCCGGGCGGAGCGGCCACTGCTACTGCTGGGTCCCGAGGTGGACCGCGCCGGCGCGTGGGATGCCGGCATCGCCTTCGCAGAGAAGCTGCGCGCGTCGGTCCGCGGCAGCGGGCTGTCGGACAGGTGCTCGTTTCCCGAGGATCACCCGCAATACGCCGGTCCGCTGCCGCTGACAATCGCTGGCGTCAACGAGGCATTGACGGGTTTCGACCTCGTCATCGCGATCGGCGCCCAAGTGTTCCGTTATTACCCCTTCGTTGCCGGGGAGTGGGTGCCAGAGGGAACCGCGGTATTGCAGATCACCGTTGATCCGCACCTAGCCGCGGTTGCGCCGGTCGGCGACAGCCTTGTCGGCGACGTGGGTATCGCCCTCGCGCAGCTTCTGGAGCTCGTTGAGGTGCCGGCCGGCCGACAAGCTCCACCGGGGTTGACCAGAGATTTCAGCGCCGACCTCCCGGTGGCGAACGCACCTCTCGTGCCGAACGACGTCTACGCCGTGTTGAGCTCGGTCAAGCCCGACGACGCTGCGGTCGTGATGGAGTCGACCTCCACGTTGGCCGACCTCATCCAGTGGTGGCCCACCCGGCGCACCGGCAGCTTCTTCGCCACGGGCAGCGGCGGAATCGGCTGGGGAGTACCTGCGGCGGTGGGTGTCGCGCTAGGCGACCGGGCCCGCGGCGTGAAGCGGACGATCGTCGCCTCGATCGGTGACGGCTCGTTCCAATACTCGATACAAGCGATCTGGACAGCCGCACAGCACAAGCTGCCCATCGTGTTCGTGGTGCAGCGCAACGGCGAATACTGTGTCCTGAAGTCGTTTGCGCTTCTGGAGGAGACGCCAAATGTGCCAGGGCTGAACTTGCCAGGTCTTGATATCGCTTCATTGGCAACAGGTTTCGGGTGCCGGACGGCGACCGTGGGCAGTACCGAGGAGCTGGCACGTGAATTCAAGGCCGCCTTGGCGGCCGACGGGCCCACCGTTCTGGTGGTACCGACCCAGCCGCACCTGCCGTTCCTGGGCTGA